One genomic region from Pseudanabaena sp. FACHB-2040 encodes:
- a CDS encoding ABC transporter permease codes for MTESAPLNAAVGLVPTGSSPALLQRLWCDRIGAAALIVLIAIVLAVWVGPWLYPASPSEISFDRALLPPSSAYPFGTNDLGQDQLARILSGGRISLAVGVMAMAIAITLGLFVGSLAGFYGGWIDGGLMRLTDLFLSLPQLPLVLLVIYLFGELVRQVLGPEQGVFVLIVSVIGGLNWMSVARLVRAGFLSLKYRNFVQAAVALGANPWQLVRDHLLPNVVGPVTVAATLAVGNAILAESTLSFLGLGFSPDVPTWGRMLFDAQNYIEGAPHVVIFPGLAIFLTVLSINTVGDALRDILDPQGK; via the coding sequence GGCACTGCTGCAGCGGCTGTGGTGCGATCGCATAGGGGCGGCAGCTTTAATTGTCCTTATCGCTATCGTTCTAGCAGTTTGGGTCGGGCCTTGGCTTTACCCAGCTTCGCCCAGTGAGATTAGCTTTGATCGGGCTTTGCTACCGCCCAGCAGCGCTTATCCCTTCGGCACCAATGATCTAGGGCAAGATCAGCTAGCCCGAATTTTGTCCGGGGGACGAATCTCTTTGGCAGTGGGGGTGATGGCAATGGCGATCGCAATCACGCTGGGTCTGTTCGTAGGTTCGCTGGCAGGCTTTTATGGCGGTTGGATTGATGGCGGGCTGATGCGGCTGACAGATCTGTTTTTGTCGCTGCCGCAGCTACCGCTGGTGCTGCTGGTAATTTACCTGTTTGGAGAGCTGGTGCGGCAGGTGCTGGGGCCGGAGCAAGGGGTATTTGTGTTGATTGTCAGCGTGATTGGCGGGCTGAACTGGATGTCGGTAGCGCGTCTGGTGCGGGCAGGGTTCTTGAGCCTGAAGTACCGCAATTTTGTGCAGGCGGCAGTGGCGTTGGGGGCCAATCCTTGGCAGCTGGTGCGAGACCATCTGCTGCCAAACGTGGTGGGGCCGGTGACGGTTGCGGCTACGCTAGCCGTGGGCAATGCGATTTTAGCCGAATCGACTCTGAGCTTTCTAGGGTTGGGCTTTTCGCCCGATGTACCGACCTGGGGGCGAATGCTGTTTGATGCCCAGAATTATATTGAGGGGGCTCCTCATGTGGTAATTTTTCCGGGGTTGGCGATTTTTTTGACGGTGCTGAGTATTAATACAGTGGGGGATGCCTTGCGAGACATTTTGGATCCCCAAGGAAAATAG
- the rsmI gene encoding 16S rRNA (cytidine(1402)-2'-O)-methyltransferase, producing the protein MNALPGHLYLVGTPIGNLEDMTFRAVRILQSVDLIAAEDTRHTGKLLQHFQVQTPQISYHEHNHQSRVDELITRLRQDKSVALVTDAGMPGVSDPGYELVCACLDQSIPVVPIPGPTAAITALCVSGLPTDKFVFEGFLPLKHTARQERLTVLQPETRTLILYEAPHRLLKTLTDLQSVLGPDRRITLGRELTKRFEEFWRGTLAEALAHYEAEAPKGEFTLVIEGTPPSAQIFSEAALKSELERLLESGVSRGDASRQLAASTGLSKKQIYQLSLTLDGEGG; encoded by the coding sequence ATGAATGCCCTGCCCGGACATCTCTATCTGGTTGGTACGCCAATTGGCAACCTGGAGGATATGACCTTTCGGGCCGTGCGAATTCTTCAGTCTGTAGATTTGATCGCCGCCGAAGATACCCGCCACACGGGCAAACTGCTCCAGCACTTTCAAGTTCAAACGCCGCAGATCAGCTATCACGAGCACAACCACCAAAGCCGCGTGGATGAGTTAATTACTCGCCTGCGCCAGGATAAATCTGTTGCTCTAGTGACCGATGCTGGTATGCCGGGGGTTTCTGATCCAGGCTACGAACTGGTCTGTGCCTGCCTCGATCAGAGCATTCCAGTAGTACCAATACCAGGCCCGACCGCTGCCATAACAGCACTCTGCGTATCGGGTCTACCGACGGACAAATTCGTGTTTGAAGGGTTCTTGCCGCTCAAACACACCGCCCGTCAAGAACGCCTGACGGTGCTCCAACCGGAAACGCGCACCCTCATTCTTTACGAAGCCCCTCACCGACTGCTCAAGACCCTGACCGACCTACAGAGCGTGCTAGGTCCCGATCGCCGCATTACCCTGGGCCGAGAGCTGACTAAGCGATTCGAGGAATTTTGGCGAGGTACGCTAGCCGAAGCTTTGGCCCATTATGAAGCCGAGGCCCCCAAAGGCGAATTTACCCTGGTCATTGAAGGCACTCCCCCATCGGCTCAAATCTTTTCAGAAGCTGCCCTCAAGAGCGAGCTGGAGCGCTTGCTAGAGTCGGGCGTGTCTCGCGGCGATGCCAGCCGTCAATTGGCAGCGAGTACGGGATTGTCTAAGAAGCAGATCTATCAGCTCTCGCTGACTCTGGATGGAGAGGGTGGTTAG
- the clpS gene encoding ATP-dependent Clp protease adapter ClpS, giving the protein MSVETIERKETTTIRKPAPRYRVLLHNDEFNTMEHVVESLIKVVPSLTMPQAVDIMMQAHSAGVALVITCALEHAEFYCEGLQSQGLTSSIEPDE; this is encoded by the coding sequence GTGTCAGTTGAAACTATCGAGCGCAAAGAAACAACAACTATTCGTAAACCTGCTCCCCGCTATCGGGTGCTGCTCCACAATGATGAATTCAATACGATGGAGCATGTGGTAGAGAGCCTGATTAAGGTCGTGCCTAGCCTAACTATGCCGCAGGCTGTAGACATTATGATGCAGGCCCACAGTGCCGGGGTGGCACTCGTGATCACTTGCGCCCTGGAGCACGCCGAGTTTTACTGTGAAGGACTGCAGTCCCAAGGCTTGACCAGCAGCATTGAGCCTGATGAGTAA
- a CDS encoding 3'(2'),5'-bisphosphate nucleotidase has product MAYEAERQLAIEAATLAAQLCETIRWEIVPTALEKDDRSPVTIADFGAQAIICRALAAAFPEDPVVGEEDAAELRQSDRVDILQQVTAQVQRCIPEATPADVLDWIDHGNGAVGQRYWTLDPIDGTKGFLRGDQYAIALALIENGDIKVGVLACPALQFENTAGSTAENTEAGLLLVAVRGEGAQLMPLSSPAPQPIQVTTAVSTGQFRFVESVEASHGNQAQQSAVAQAVGITQPSIRMDSQAKYAAVAAGQAVLYLRLPSPKTPDYREKIWDHAAGVILVEEAGGQVTDMHGQPLDFSKDIRLNDNRGVVVSNGAIHATVLAALAQTASPTL; this is encoded by the coding sequence ATGGCCTACGAAGCGGAAAGACAGCTAGCGATTGAGGCAGCAACGCTGGCAGCCCAGCTGTGTGAAACTATTCGCTGGGAAATTGTGCCCACCGCCCTCGAAAAAGACGATCGCAGCCCGGTCACAATTGCCGACTTTGGCGCTCAGGCAATTATCTGTCGGGCACTGGCAGCGGCCTTTCCCGAAGATCCGGTCGTAGGGGAAGAAGATGCGGCAGAACTGCGGCAGTCGGATCGGGTGGACATCCTCCAGCAGGTCACCGCCCAGGTGCAGCGCTGCATTCCTGAGGCCACACCAGCAGACGTTTTAGACTGGATTGACCACGGCAACGGGGCCGTCGGCCAGCGCTATTGGACTCTAGACCCAATCGACGGCACCAAGGGCTTTTTGCGGGGGGATCAGTATGCGATCGCACTTGCCCTAATCGAAAATGGCGATATCAAAGTAGGCGTGCTCGCCTGCCCCGCCCTTCAGTTTGAAAATACCGCTGGCAGCACCGCTGAAAACACTGAGGCAGGGTTACTTTTGGTTGCCGTGCGGGGCGAAGGAGCCCAGCTCATGCCGCTTTCTAGCCCAGCCCCTCAGCCAATTCAGGTAACCACCGCTGTGAGCACCGGGCAATTTCGGTTTGTCGAAAGTGTCGAAGCCAGCCACGGCAACCAAGCGCAACAGTCAGCCGTAGCGCAGGCAGTTGGCATCACCCAACCCTCCATCCGCATGGACAGCCAGGCCAAGTACGCTGCCGTCGCCGCTGGTCAGGCCGTTCTCTACCTGCGCCTGCCTTCACCCAAAACCCCCGACTATCGAGAGAAAATTTGGGACCATGCAGCAGGGGTGATCCTGGTTGAGGAAGCAGGCGGTCAGGTTACCGATATGCACGGCCAGCCCCTAGACTTCTCTAAAGACATTCGCTTAAACGACAATCGAGGCGTCGTGGTCAGCAATGGCGCTATCCATGCAACGGTTCTGGCAGCTCTGGCTCAGACCGCTTCTCCGACACTCTAA
- a CDS encoding SRPBCC family protein: MANPQVFEQSISIRASATDVERCLTDQALMHRWLNPALRCEPLGEWNTDLGGKSRFIVQMPLWQPTLTSTVIEREPGLIVWGFDGFFKGCDRWQCIPTDSGTNLLNRFQFEVPNPIVQFGFNTFAARWTQQDMQAQLKRLKVVAESLMNRC, translated from the coding sequence ATGGCCAACCCCCAGGTATTTGAGCAGTCCATCTCAATTCGAGCCAGCGCCACCGACGTCGAGCGCTGCCTTACCGACCAGGCCCTAATGCACCGCTGGCTCAACCCGGCCCTACGCTGCGAACCCCTCGGCGAGTGGAACACCGATCTAGGCGGCAAGAGCCGCTTTATCGTGCAGATGCCGCTGTGGCAGCCGACGCTCACCAGCACCGTCATTGAGCGCGAACCGGGCCTAATAGTCTGGGGCTTTGACGGCTTTTTTAAGGGTTGCGATCGCTGGCAGTGCATTCCCACCGACAGCGGCACCAATTTGCTCAACCGCTTCCAGTTCGAAGTGCCTAACCCCATCGTTCAGTTCGGCTTCAACACCTTTGCCGCCCGCTGGACCCAGCAGGACATGCAGGCCCAGCTTAAGCGGCTTAAGGTCGTGGCAGAGAGTCTGATGAATCGGTGCTGA
- a CDS encoding mechanosensitive ion channel, translating into MIPTSLAELSQLGPLPALGLTLAQTTPVPTTTNRFRDEIGLQLGSFLPSLIWAVVLLLLGWIIATVAALVVKNLLKRTRLDNRIANQILGQDPSQDVPVEDWISAAVYWVILLFAIIAFLNALNLAVVSQPLNNFLEQIFVYLPRIGGALLLLGVAWAVATLVKVVVARGLSQFRLDDRLAEHTGQEPGQSSPFAVNETLANALYWFIFLLFLPLVLDALGLRGLLLPVETLINRFLLAIPNIITAGLILLLGWLVARIVRGVVTNFLAAVGADRVGTRLGLKSSSQTGVALSNLVGTIAYILVLIPAAIAALNELDIVAISGPAISMLERVLFAIPQILTAGLVLVLFYLVGRFVADLVSDVLSSMGFDNLWHILGIPELSRPAAAEARTTFNEEGLPVTTIETPRQTPSEVLGVIVLVGIVLFGVVTATEILGFTQLTAIVQSLLLVSARVLSGVVVFAIGLYLANLAYRVIYSVNSSQSQMLAQAARIAIIALVGAMALQQMGVATSIVNLAFGLLLGAVAVAFAIAFGLGGREVAGEQLRQWLSAFNRRS; encoded by the coding sequence ATGATTCCAACCTCCTTAGCGGAGCTTTCTCAATTGGGGCCGCTCCCGGCGTTAGGACTTACCCTGGCGCAAACAACCCCCGTTCCGACAACGACTAACCGATTTCGAGACGAAATTGGTCTGCAGCTTGGCAGCTTTTTACCCAGCCTGATCTGGGCTGTGGTGTTACTGCTCCTCGGCTGGATCATTGCCACAGTGGCGGCTCTGGTGGTAAAAAATCTGCTCAAACGAACGCGCCTAGACAACCGGATCGCCAACCAGATTTTGGGTCAAGACCCAAGTCAGGATGTGCCGGTTGAGGATTGGATTTCGGCAGCGGTTTACTGGGTGATCTTGCTTTTTGCCATCATCGCCTTTCTAAATGCTCTGAATCTGGCCGTTGTCTCCCAACCGCTGAATAATTTCCTAGAGCAAATCTTTGTCTATCTGCCGCGCATTGGTGGAGCGCTGCTGTTGTTGGGGGTGGCTTGGGCAGTGGCAACCCTGGTCAAGGTGGTTGTCGCTCGCGGGCTTTCTCAGTTTCGCCTGGATGATCGGCTAGCGGAGCATACCGGGCAAGAGCCGGGCCAATCCAGCCCCTTTGCCGTGAATGAGACCCTGGCAAATGCGCTCTATTGGTTCATTTTTCTGCTCTTTTTGCCGCTGGTGCTAGATGCATTAGGGCTGCGCGGCCTGCTGCTGCCGGTAGAAACGCTGATCAACCGCTTCCTGCTGGCGATTCCCAACATCATCACGGCTGGACTGATTTTGCTGTTGGGCTGGCTGGTTGCCCGGATCGTACGGGGCGTAGTGACCAATTTTCTGGCTGCGGTTGGGGCTGATCGAGTCGGCACCCGCCTCGGTCTGAAGTCGTCTTCCCAGACAGGGGTGGCTCTATCCAATTTGGTGGGGACGATTGCCTATATCTTGGTGCTGATTCCGGCTGCGATCGCAGCTCTAAACGAGCTTGATATCGTAGCGATTTCTGGCCCAGCAATTTCAATGCTGGAGCGGGTGCTATTTGCCATTCCTCAGATCCTAACGGCGGGCTTGGTGCTGGTGCTGTTCTACCTGGTGGGTCGGTTTGTGGCCGACCTGGTGAGCGATGTGCTGAGCAGCATGGGCTTTGACAACCTCTGGCACATCTTAGGCATTCCAGAGCTGAGCCGTCCTGCTGCTGCCGAAGCTAGAACGACTTTTAATGAAGAAGGGCTGCCTGTCACAACCATTGAAACCCCCAGACAAACGCCTTCTGAGGTGCTAGGGGTGATTGTTTTGGTCGGCATCGTGCTGTTTGGTGTGGTCACGGCTACTGAGATTTTAGGGTTTACCCAGCTCACGGCAATTGTTCAGAGTCTCTTGCTGGTTTCAGCTCGGGTGCTCAGTGGCGTTGTTGTCTTTGCGATTGGTCTGTATCTGGCTAATCTGGCTTACCGGGTGATCTACAGCGTCAACAGCTCCCAGTCTCAGATGCTGGCCCAAGCAGCTCGAATTGCCATCATTGCTCTAGTCGGTGCAATGGCGCTACAGCAAATGGGTGTGGCAACCAGCATTGTCAACCTGGCCTTTGGTCTACTGTTGGGTGCGGTTGCGGTAGCTTTTGCGATCGCATTTGGCCTTGGCGGTCGCGAGGTTGCCGGAGAGCAGCTGCGGCAATGGCTTAGCGCCTTTAATCGCCGGAGCTAG
- a CDS encoding PfkB family carbohydrate kinase, with protein sequence MARGLFVGLITLDCIYQVDHVPSSDEKIVAADYLLVAGGPATNAAVAFRYLGNSAQVVGGLGQHPVTSLIHSDLTAQSVEVHDLLPDRTAAPPLSTILVTTGTGDRAVISRNAVNSQAGTERLPTNLLDGVEGVLIDGHQMAVGIHIAQLARERQIPVIVDAGSWKPGFENLLPLATSVIASARFLPPGCQNLKDTLDYLEQLGVPETAITRGTKPILYRLGSQQASLPVPAVMAKDTLGAGDFFHGAFCHYRLQGSTFQAALILASVIAARSCQSFGTRDWMNDPWSPPEPASL encoded by the coding sequence ATGGCACGTGGGCTATTTGTTGGGCTAATTACGCTGGACTGCATTTATCAGGTCGATCACGTTCCCAGCAGCGACGAAAAGATCGTGGCTGCAGACTACCTTCTCGTCGCGGGTGGTCCTGCTACGAATGCGGCAGTGGCTTTCCGGTACTTAGGCAACTCAGCTCAGGTGGTCGGGGGGCTGGGCCAGCACCCAGTTACCAGCCTGATTCATTCAGACTTAACAGCTCAGAGCGTTGAGGTTCATGACCTGCTGCCAGATCGAACCGCAGCACCGCCCCTCTCGACTATTCTGGTCACTACCGGCACCGGAGATCGGGCCGTCATCTCTCGCAATGCTGTCAACAGCCAAGCAGGCACTGAGCGCCTGCCGACAAACTTGCTAGACGGGGTTGAAGGGGTGCTGATCGACGGGCACCAGATGGCTGTCGGGATCCACATTGCTCAACTGGCTCGCGAGCGGCAGATCCCGGTCATTGTCGATGCCGGTAGCTGGAAGCCAGGGTTCGAAAATTTGCTGCCTTTAGCGACTAGCGTGATTGCCTCGGCACGATTCCTGCCGCCGGGATGCCAGAACCTGAAGGACACTCTGGACTATTTAGAGCAGCTGGGGGTGCCAGAAACCGCCATTACCCGAGGAACTAAGCCAATTTTGTATCGCCTAGGTTCCCAGCAGGCATCTTTGCCCGTACCCGCCGTCATGGCTAAGGATACGCTGGGCGCGGGGGACTTTTTTCACGGGGCATTTTGTCACTACCGGCTACAGGGGAGCACGTTTCAGGCGGCACTGATTTTAGCTAGCGTGATCGCGGCTCGAAGCTGCCAGTCCTTCGGCACCCGCGACTGGATGAACGACCCCTGGTCCCCGCCTGAACCGGCTTCACTCTAG
- the ppk1 gene encoding polyphosphate kinase 1 yields the protein MTTVATVEPTTNFQNLRSPEFFISRELSWLEFNRRVLHEALDDRTPLLERLKFLGIFSSNLDEFFMVRVAGIKQQIAAQVSKRTPDGRAPEEHLEAISQTLRPMVIQQHEFFGQTLRSQLNRHGICLLDYTDLKAKPQDYLKTYFEEQIFPVLTPLAVDPGHPFPYISNLSLNLAVVVRDHQTKEEHFARVKVPKVLPRFVALPSSLFDDRENCHWIGVPLEQVIAHNLHFLFPGMDIQAHYPFRVTRNADLAVEEDEADDLMQAIEQELRRRRLGGSAVRIEIHAQTPPPVRAMLVEELGLTEADVYDVEGLLCLGDLMTFLSLPLPDLKDPVWSPVIPAALDILSRNHDDEEENAEDMFTLLRRQDQLIHHPYHSFSGTVQCFITHAAHDPNVLAIKMTLYRTSGDSPIVNALISAAENGKQVVVLVELKARFDEENNINWARKLENSGVHVVYGLVGLKTHTKVTLVVRREGGQIRRYCHIGTGNYNPKTARLYTDLGLLSSSEDLGADLSDLFNYLTGYSRQSSYRKLLIAPVNLRQRMIDLIRGEMEQASQGKPAHIIAKMNSLVDSTIIVALYEASQAGVKIDLIIRGICCLRPGLEGISDNIRVISIIGRFLEHSRIFFFQNGGPETMLLGSADWMPRNLDRRIEAVVPVEDEQIRTELKNILETSLADNRYAWDMQPDGSYIQRRPGRGQRQRSSHAIFMERALKSAE from the coding sequence ATGACTACCGTGGCGACCGTTGAGCCTACAACTAACTTTCAAAATTTGCGAAGTCCCGAATTTTTTATTAGTCGGGAACTAAGCTGGCTGGAGTTTAACCGCCGGGTGCTGCATGAGGCTCTAGACGACCGCACTCCCCTCTTGGAGCGGCTGAAGTTTCTAGGAATTTTCAGCTCCAACCTAGATGAGTTTTTTATGGTGCGGGTGGCTGGCATTAAGCAGCAGATTGCCGCCCAGGTTAGCAAGCGTACCCCCGATGGCCGCGCTCCAGAAGAGCATTTAGAGGCCATCAGCCAAACGCTGCGGCCTATGGTCATCCAGCAGCACGAATTTTTTGGGCAGACGTTGCGATCGCAGCTAAATCGCCACGGCATTTGCCTGCTCGACTATACCGACTTAAAAGCAAAGCCCCAGGACTATCTCAAAACCTACTTTGAGGAGCAGATTTTCCCTGTACTGACGCCCCTGGCCGTTGATCCGGGGCATCCCTTTCCCTACATCTCCAATCTCAGCCTCAACCTGGCTGTAGTAGTGCGAGACCACCAGACCAAGGAGGAGCACTTTGCTCGGGTCAAAGTGCCCAAGGTCCTGCCCCGGTTTGTGGCCCTGCCCTCATCCCTATTCGACGACCGAGAGAACTGCCACTGGATCGGGGTGCCGCTGGAGCAGGTAATTGCCCATAACCTGCACTTTCTCTTCCCCGGCATGGATATTCAGGCCCACTACCCCTTCCGGGTGACTCGAAACGCCGATCTGGCCGTCGAGGAGGACGAAGCAGACGACCTCATGCAGGCTATTGAGCAAGAGCTGCGGCGACGGCGACTGGGAGGATCTGCCGTGCGCATCGAAATTCACGCCCAGACCCCTCCACCCGTTCGGGCCATGCTGGTGGAAGAGCTGGGGCTGACTGAGGCAGATGTCTACGACGTTGAGGGGCTGCTTTGCCTAGGCGATCTGATGACGTTTCTCTCTCTGCCCCTACCCGACCTTAAAGACCCCGTCTGGAGCCCAGTCATTCCCGCGGCGCTAGATATCCTCAGCCGCAATCATGACGACGAGGAAGAAAACGCGGAGGACATGTTTACTCTGCTGCGCCGCCAAGACCAGCTCATTCATCACCCCTACCACTCGTTTTCAGGCACGGTCCAGTGCTTTATCACCCATGCGGCCCACGACCCTAACGTGCTGGCCATCAAAATGACCTTGTACCGTACCTCTGGCGATTCTCCGATCGTCAATGCCCTAATTTCAGCGGCTGAGAACGGCAAGCAAGTCGTTGTATTAGTAGAGCTAAAGGCGCGCTTTGACGAGGAAAACAATATCAACTGGGCCCGTAAGCTAGAAAATTCTGGCGTTCACGTGGTCTATGGATTGGTAGGACTCAAAACCCACACCAAAGTGACGCTAGTCGTGCGCCGCGAAGGCGGTCAGATTCGCCGCTACTGCCACATTGGGACCGGCAACTACAACCCCAAAACGGCAAGGCTCTATACTGATTTGGGCCTTTTAAGCAGCTCTGAGGACCTAGGCGCAGACCTGAGCGACCTGTTTAACTACCTCACAGGCTACTCCCGCCAAAGCAGCTACCGTAAGCTGTTGATAGCCCCGGTTAATCTGCGGCAGCGCATGATTGATCTAATTCGGGGGGAAATGGAGCAGGCTAGTCAGGGCAAGCCTGCTCACATTATCGCCAAGATGAACTCCTTGGTCGATTCAACGATTATTGTGGCCCTCTACGAAGCCTCTCAAGCGGGCGTAAAAATTGACCTGATTATTCGCGGCATTTGCTGTCTGAGACCGGGCTTAGAAGGGATCAGCGACAACATTCGAGTAATCAGCATTATTGGTCGTTTTCTGGAACATTCCCGCATTTTCTTCTTTCAAAACGGCGGCCCAGAAACTATGCTGCTGGGCAGCGCCGACTGGATGCCGCGCAACCTAGACCGGCGAATTGAAGCGGTTGTGCCTGTAGAAGATGAGCAAATTCGAACTGAGCTAAAAAACATTTTAGAAACTTCCTTAGCCGACAACCGCTACGCCTGGGATATGCAGCCAGATGGCTCTTACATCCAGCGGCGACCCGGACGAGGTCAGAGACAACGCAGTTCTCACGCCATTTTTATGGAGCGAGCCCTCAAGTCCGCCGAGTAG
- a CDS encoding type II CAAX endopeptidase family protein, producing the protein MAALARLTPPLRVLLFLAGLALLWLPLALPLYILAATGALDLGGAIATGLLYVGFLLIWPTWAKQVHRLQLPWQTLGLIWRPGIAVDWVVGLSLGLGGIAALVGIELALGWAVLLPPTAQLPRFFVEGALVGLAVGVAEEILFRGWLLFELEQGWSRGQALVGTALVFAIAHFIKPLPAILATLPQFFGLFLLALTLVWARRTPSHVQSHNQPGRTALGYPAGLHGGLVWGYYLVNVGQVIQITGAVPEWVTGIQANPLAGLLGLGLLAGLAGLFYRSAHQPG; encoded by the coding sequence GTGGCTGCCCTGGCGCGCCTGACGCCCCCCCTGAGAGTCTTGTTATTTCTAGCAGGGCTAGCCCTGCTGTGGTTGCCGCTGGCGCTGCCGCTCTATATCTTGGCCGCAACGGGGGCGCTGGATTTAGGGGGCGCGATCGCAACTGGTCTGCTCTACGTCGGCTTTTTGCTGATCTGGCCGACTTGGGCCAAGCAGGTACATCGGCTGCAGCTGCCCTGGCAAACCTTAGGGCTAATCTGGCGACCCGGCATCGCTGTGGATTGGGTAGTGGGGTTAAGCTTGGGACTGGGCGGCATTGCGGCCTTAGTCGGCATTGAGCTAGCCCTGGGCTGGGCTGTACTCCTGCCGCCGACCGCTCAGCTGCCTCGATTTTTTGTGGAAGGGGCGCTGGTTGGCCTAGCAGTGGGAGTAGCCGAAGAAATTTTGTTTCGCGGCTGGCTGCTGTTTGAGCTGGAGCAAGGATGGTCGCGGGGGCAGGCTCTAGTGGGGACGGCTTTGGTATTTGCGATCGCTCACTTTATCAAACCCCTACCGGCTATCCTGGCCACACTGCCCCAGTTTTTTGGCCTGTTTCTGCTGGCCCTGACCCTGGTGTGGGCAAGGCGCACACCGTCCCACGTTCAGTCCCACAACCAACCGGGCCGCACAGCTCTGGGCTATCCGGCCGGGCTACACGGCGGCCTAGTGTGGGGGTATTACCTGGTGAATGTGGGCCAGGTCATCCAGATTACCGGAGCCGTACCGGAGTGGGTAACGGGCATTCAAGCCAATCCACTAGCGGGGCTGCTGGGGTTGGGGCTGCTGGCAGGGCTAGCAGGACTGTTTTACCGCAGCGCTCATCAGCCTGGCTAG